A single Actinomadura algeriensis DNA region contains:
- a CDS encoding ABC transporter permease, whose translation MTRRTVAGLLLLAPPLLLAAAGPPLSPWPWDEIDFAAFGEGPTRRHWFGTTQNGRDVFAVTVHALRRSLLIGFAVAVLATCLAALVGVAAGFAGGRADRALMWGVDLLVVLPPFLVVAVLAPRTGGALALVAVLAALLWTTTARMVRAMTRTLREREYVRAARLAGVSVPRTIVRHVLPQLASLLAVDAGLNVGAAIVAESGLAHLGFGARPPDVSLGTLIADGGTAVLAYPWRFVLPAALLAVLVVAVNLLADGLRDTFDPAAR comes from the coding sequence GTGACGCGCCGGACCGTCGCGGGCCTGCTCCTGCTCGCCCCGCCGCTGCTCCTCGCCGCCGCCGGACCGCCGCTGTCGCCGTGGCCATGGGACGAGATCGACTTCGCCGCGTTCGGCGAGGGCCCGACGCGGCGGCACTGGTTCGGCACCACGCAGAACGGGCGGGACGTGTTCGCCGTGACCGTGCACGCCCTGCGCAGGTCCCTGCTCATCGGCTTCGCGGTGGCCGTGCTCGCGACGTGCCTGGCGGCCCTCGTCGGCGTCGCGGCGGGATTCGCGGGCGGCCGCGCCGACCGCGCGCTGATGTGGGGCGTCGACCTCCTGGTCGTCCTGCCGCCGTTCCTCGTCGTGGCCGTGCTCGCGCCCCGGACGGGCGGCGCCCTCGCGCTCGTCGCCGTCCTCGCCGCGCTGCTGTGGACGACCACCGCCCGGATGGTGCGGGCCATGACCCGCACGCTGCGCGAACGCGAGTACGTCCGGGCCGCCCGCCTCGCCGGCGTGAGCGTCCCGCGGACGATCGTCCGGCACGTCCTGCCGCAGCTCGCGTCCCTGCTCGCGGTCGACGCGGGCCTGAACGTCGGGGCGGCGATCGTCGCCGAGAGCGGGCTGGCGCACCTCGGGTTCGGGGCGCGCCCGCCGGACGTCTCGCTCGGCACCCTGATCGCCGACGGCGGCACCGCCGTCCTCGCCTACCCCTGGCGGTTCGTCCTCCCGGCGGCGCTGCTGGCCGTGCTCGTCGTCGCGGTGAACCTCCTCGCCGACGGCCTGCGCGACACTTTCGACCCCGCCGCCCGGTGA
- a CDS encoding ABC transporter permease, producing the protein MQSSLAKRTAGVVLGAALLQLLMITAFTWPAARTAPHDVPIVVAGPGAAATAQRLEQANPGAFDIEIRSGADDARAAITDREAYGAIVATPSGPRVLTASAASPTVAQRLTALAGKLAGERQGAPAAPAAPVQDVVAADPDDPRGSGLATLVLPLVMSSLAAAVLLTFAIPSPAWRAAGTLLFALVGGLGVAGVAYGWLSLVPGPYLLVAGVVAATVLAVTGGVAGLAAALGRPGLGLGAITFMLIGNPISGVTTAPEMLPEPWGAIGQLLPPGAAGTFMRSAVFFDGAGAGAPLAVLLGWAAVGFVLLGVGAVRANKREPAREREPVPA; encoded by the coding sequence GTGCAGTCCTCACTCGCCAAGCGCACCGCAGGGGTGGTCCTCGGCGCCGCGCTCCTGCAGCTATTGATGATCACCGCCTTCACCTGGCCCGCCGCCCGGACGGCCCCGCACGACGTCCCGATCGTCGTGGCCGGCCCGGGCGCGGCGGCGACGGCGCAACGGCTCGAACAGGCGAACCCCGGCGCGTTCGACATCGAGATCCGGTCCGGCGCGGACGACGCCCGCGCGGCGATCACCGATCGGGAGGCGTACGGCGCGATCGTCGCGACCCCGTCGGGCCCCCGGGTGCTGACCGCGTCCGCCGCGTCCCCGACGGTGGCGCAGCGGCTCACCGCGCTCGCCGGGAAACTCGCGGGCGAGCGGCAGGGCGCGCCCGCCGCGCCCGCCGCACCCGTCCAGGACGTCGTCGCCGCCGACCCGGACGACCCGCGCGGCTCCGGGCTCGCGACGCTCGTGCTCCCGCTGGTCATGTCGTCGCTGGCCGCCGCGGTGCTGCTGACGTTCGCGATCCCGAGCCCGGCGTGGCGGGCCGCGGGCACGCTGCTGTTCGCCCTGGTCGGCGGCCTGGGCGTCGCGGGCGTCGCCTACGGCTGGCTGTCGCTCGTCCCCGGCCCCTACCTGCTGGTCGCCGGGGTCGTCGCGGCCACCGTCCTGGCGGTGACCGGCGGCGTCGCGGGCCTGGCCGCCGCGCTCGGACGACCCGGCCTGGGCCTCGGCGCGATCACGTTCATGCTGATCGGCAACCCGATCTCCGGGGTGACCACGGCACCGGAGATGCTGCCGGAACCCTGGGGCGCGATCGGGCAGCTGCTGCCGCCCGGCGCGGCGGGCACCTTCATGCGGTCGGCGGTCTTCTTCGACGGGGCGGGCGCGGGCGCCCCGCTCGCGGTCCTGCTGGGCTGGGCGGCCGTCGGGTTCGTCCTGCTGGGCGTGGGCGCGGTCCGTGCGAACAAGCGAGAGCCCGCCCGCGAGCGCGAGCCGGTTCCCGCCTGA
- a CDS encoding TetR/AcrR family transcriptional regulator: MPRVSEEHLERRRRQILDAARACFIRQGVHATSMQDIFAEAGLSAGAVYRYFKSKNEIIEAILSTVVGDLHAYLDELVDGDPLLPVDEVFELIATRMTHLSGENGILRLAPQGWALATYDPDIGGYVTATITALRDTWIRYVRRLVDAGRLPAGTDTEAAGKVMFGVLPGFLLQRLVLDDIDPAELRRGARVLLAALIPDPATAQGQTGD, from the coding sequence ATGCCGAGAGTCAGCGAAGAGCACCTGGAGCGGCGGCGGCGCCAGATCCTGGACGCGGCGCGCGCGTGCTTCATCCGCCAAGGCGTCCACGCGACGTCGATGCAGGACATCTTCGCGGAGGCCGGGCTCTCGGCGGGGGCCGTCTACCGGTACTTCAAGAGCAAGAACGAGATCATCGAGGCGATCCTGTCGACCGTCGTCGGCGATCTGCACGCCTACCTGGACGAGCTCGTGGACGGCGATCCGCTCCTGCCGGTCGACGAGGTGTTCGAGCTGATCGCGACGCGCATGACGCACTTGTCCGGGGAGAACGGCATCCTCCGGCTCGCCCCGCAGGGCTGGGCCCTCGCGACCTACGACCCCGACATCGGCGGCTACGTCACCGCCACCATCACCGCGCTGCGCGACACGTGGATCCGCTACGTGCGCCGGCTGGTCGACGCGGGGCGGCTGCCCGCCGGCACCGACACCGAAGCCGCGGGCAAGGTGATGTTCGGCGTGCTCCCCGGTTTCCTCCTGCAGCGGCTCGTCCTGGACGACATCGACCCGGCCGAACTTCGCCGCGGCGCGCGCGTCCTCCTGGCCGCCCTCATCCCCGACCCGGCAACGGCACAAGGGCAGACCGGGGACTGA
- a CDS encoding ABC transporter family substrate-binding protein, with protein MVLVVVPVVCGGAGCTGGAAEHAAPTALPRSDVNPMPRDRLRDGGTLRWALPEFPAQWNFHHVDGKTGAAARVLQGALPYLMRADEKGVVHRVPEYLRSAEVERTGRGQTVVYRLNPKAKWSDGRAIGYRDFAVQARALSGRDSRYEIADDTGYRRIERVERGADEHVVKVVFARPYADWRRLFSPLYPAAAYADPRAFNRGWLDRPPVTAGPFTVGDVDRTAETITLVRDPGWWGRRARLDRIVYRAMDQAAMPGAFANGEIDLVEVGLDAGALRRVERAAGARVRRAAGPDRRLLTFNAAGPILADERVRRAVTLGIEREAIARSDLVGLGVPVRTLGNHFYVNTQQGYRDNSGAFGRHDPVRAARLLEEAGWTKRGRYRAKDGRTLALRFVVAAGQPIGKREGELVRALLERVGVRVDIEPVPTEDLFGRYVTKGNFDIVPFSWLGTPFPVSSMRAVYARPHEGRVRQNYSGGGTVAIDSALERAVTAKGSEVHVLVNRADRLVWQEALVLPLYQRPQLVAARADLANIGACGFHQPAYEDIGFAQDAPDDDG; from the coding sequence GTGGTGCTCGTCGTGGTGCCCGTTGTGTGCGGGGGCGCGGGGTGCACCGGCGGGGCGGCGGAGCACGCGGCGCCCACTGCGCTGCCCCGGTCGGACGTCAACCCGATGCCGCGCGATCGCCTGCGGGACGGCGGCACGTTGCGTTGGGCCCTCCCGGAGTTCCCCGCGCAGTGGAACTTCCACCACGTGGACGGCAAGACGGGGGCGGCCGCGCGTGTTCTGCAGGGAGCTTTGCCCTACCTCATGCGGGCGGACGAGAAGGGCGTGGTGCATCGAGTGCCGGAGTACCTTCGTTCGGCCGAGGTGGAGCGCACGGGGCGTGGGCAGACGGTCGTGTACCGGCTCAACCCCAAGGCGAAGTGGTCGGACGGGCGGGCGATCGGGTACCGGGACTTCGCGGTGCAGGCGCGCGCGCTGTCCGGGCGGGATTCGCGTTACGAGATCGCCGATGACACCGGGTATCGGCGTATCGAGCGCGTGGAGCGCGGTGCGGACGAGCACGTCGTGAAGGTCGTCTTCGCGCGGCCGTACGCGGACTGGCGGAGGCTGTTCAGCCCGCTGTACCCGGCCGCCGCCTACGCCGATCCCCGCGCCTTCAACCGCGGGTGGCTCGACCGGCCGCCCGTCACCGCGGGGCCGTTCACGGTCGGGGACGTCGACCGGACCGCCGAGACGATCACGCTCGTGCGCGATCCCGGCTGGTGGGGGCGGCGCGCGAGGCTCGACCGGATCGTCTACCGGGCCATGGACCAGGCGGCGATGCCGGGCGCGTTCGCCAACGGGGAGATCGACCTCGTGGAGGTCGGGCTGGACGCGGGCGCGCTGCGGCGCGTCGAGCGGGCCGCGGGGGCGCGGGTGCGCCGGGCGGCCGGGCCGGACCGGCGGCTCCTCACGTTCAACGCGGCCGGGCCGATCCTCGCGGACGAGCGGGTCCGGCGGGCCGTGACGCTCGGCATCGAGCGGGAGGCGATCGCCCGGTCCGACCTCGTGGGGCTCGGCGTCCCGGTGCGGACGCTCGGCAACCACTTCTACGTCAACACCCAGCAGGGCTATCGCGACAACTCGGGAGCCTTCGGACGTCACGACCCGGTGCGGGCGGCCCGGCTCCTGGAGGAGGCGGGCTGGACGAAGCGGGGCCGGTACCGCGCCAAGGACGGGCGCACCCTCGCGCTCCGGTTCGTCGTCGCGGCCGGGCAGCCGATCGGGAAACGGGAGGGGGAGCTGGTGCGCGCGCTGCTCGAACGCGTCGGCGTCCGGGTGGACATCGAACCCGTCCCGACCGAAGACCTGTTCGGCCGGTACGTCACAAAGGGAAACTTCGACATCGTCCCGTTCTCCTGGCTCGGGACACCGTTTCCGGTGTCCTCGATGAGAGCGGTTTACGCGCGTCCACACGAAGGGAGGGTTCGGCAGAACTATTCAGGAGGCGGAACCGTGGCCATTGATTCGGCCCTGGAACGGGCCGTGACGGCGAAGGGGTCGGAGGTTCACGTCCTTGTGAACCGTGCCGATCGACTGGTCTGGCAGGAGGCGCTCGTCCTGCCGCTGTACCAGCGTCCCCAGCTGGTAGCCGCGCGCGCTGACCTCGCCAACATCGGCGCCTGCGGTTTCCACCAGCCCGCCTACGAGGACATCGGGTTCGCTCAGGACGCCCCGGACGACGACGGGTAG
- a CDS encoding sensor histidine kinase, with the protein MAQSRGAGRGAGRAACLLAFGAVLLVAASLAVGARLPADLRMVWWHPEILVALCWTAVAALLLRHRPRLRVGWLMMGAGVSAALYVLALNLGPWLELRGWALAGLFLWLGTWLWAIDTFVLTLVLPLIFPDGRLVSAWFRPILAIACLLPVVVCVHLTVDPDSRRFHNGVSIYPFTEIPPPVAVLILAALAGAVLSVVVRFVRSAPDVRRQIGWVVYPGVLAEAVIYAGENTAIGDPLRSLTIVAVPICIAIAITRYRLYDIDLVVSRTLVYAGLAALITGVYFALLGMTSMLVAGQGTLAGLAGAIAAGALFEPARRRIQRTVNRLVHGERDPYRIADRLNRRLQTAADPGAALAVGAEVARSALHATGVVIEVLDRDGRTISAEDGVPGERPHLVPLVWHGEPVGRLRFGVTRPPDPRLSGILARNLAELANAARLAADVQRSKERILRAREDERRRLRRDLHDGLGPTLASLAMTVDAARITLKTDPESADALLENLRTTMGRTIGDIRELVQGLRPPALDDLGLTGAIRALGGVVAAGDGPKVKVHVDGEVGCLPAAAEVAAYRIVQEALTNVHRHANARSAEVRLCLNGDLHVTVDDDGVGLPERMRAGIGMASMRERATELGGSCTVGPGPKGGTLVRARLPVNGVQPLDAA; encoded by the coding sequence GTGGCCCAGAGTCGCGGGGCGGGCCGCGGAGCGGGGCGTGCGGCGTGCCTGCTCGCGTTCGGGGCGGTCCTCCTGGTCGCCGCGTCGCTCGCCGTCGGCGCCCGCCTGCCCGCGGACCTGCGGATGGTCTGGTGGCATCCGGAGATCCTCGTCGCGCTGTGCTGGACGGCCGTGGCCGCCCTGCTCCTGCGGCACCGCCCCCGCCTGCGGGTCGGCTGGCTGATGATGGGCGCGGGCGTCAGCGCGGCCCTGTACGTGCTGGCGCTGAACCTCGGCCCGTGGCTGGAACTGCGGGGGTGGGCGCTCGCCGGGCTCTTCCTGTGGCTGGGCACCTGGCTGTGGGCGATCGACACGTTCGTCCTCACGCTGGTGCTCCCGCTGATCTTCCCGGACGGGCGGCTGGTGTCGGCGTGGTTCCGGCCGATCCTGGCCATCGCGTGCCTGCTGCCGGTCGTGGTCTGCGTGCACCTGACGGTCGACCCGGACTCGCGCCGGTTCCACAACGGTGTCTCGATCTACCCGTTCACGGAGATCCCGCCGCCCGTGGCGGTGCTGATCCTCGCCGCGCTCGCCGGCGCGGTGCTGTCGGTCGTGGTCCGGTTCGTCCGGTCGGCGCCGGACGTGCGGCGGCAGATCGGCTGGGTGGTGTACCCGGGCGTGCTGGCCGAGGCGGTCATCTACGCCGGGGAGAACACCGCGATCGGCGATCCGCTGCGCAGCCTGACGATCGTGGCCGTCCCGATCTGCATCGCGATCGCCATCACCCGGTACCGGCTGTACGACATCGACCTCGTGGTCAGCCGGACGCTGGTGTACGCGGGGCTCGCCGCGCTGATCACCGGTGTGTACTTCGCGCTGCTCGGCATGACGAGCATGCTCGTCGCGGGGCAGGGCACGCTGGCCGGGCTGGCGGGGGCGATCGCGGCGGGCGCGCTGTTCGAGCCCGCGCGGCGGCGCATCCAGCGGACGGTGAACCGTCTCGTGCACGGCGAACGCGACCCGTACCGGATCGCCGACCGGCTGAACCGGCGGCTGCAGACCGCCGCCGACCCGGGCGCGGCGCTGGCGGTGGGCGCCGAGGTGGCGCGGTCGGCGCTGCACGCGACCGGCGTGGTCATCGAGGTGCTGGACCGCGACGGCCGGACGATCTCGGCGGAGGACGGCGTGCCGGGCGAGCGCCCGCACCTGGTCCCGCTGGTGTGGCACGGGGAGCCGGTGGGACGGCTGCGGTTCGGCGTCACGCGCCCCCCGGACCCCCGCCTGTCGGGCATCCTGGCCCGCAACCTCGCGGAGCTGGCGAACGCGGCGCGGCTGGCCGCCGACGTGCAGCGTTCCAAGGAGCGCATCCTGCGGGCCCGGGAGGACGAGCGGCGCCGGCTCCGCCGCGACCTGCACGACGGGCTCGGGCCGACGCTGGCCAGCCTGGCGATGACCGTGGACGCCGCCCGCATCACGCTCAAAACCGACCCGGAGTCCGCGGACGCGCTGCTGGAGAACCTCCGCACGACCATGGGCCGCACGATCGGCGACATCCGCGAGCTGGTGCAGGGACTGCGGCCTCCCGCACTGGACGATCTGGGCCTGACCGGGGCGATCCGGGCGCTCGGCGGCGTCGTCGCCGCCGGGGACGGCCCCAAGGTGAAGGTGCACGTGGACGGGGAGGTCGGCTGTCTGCCCGCCGCCGCCGAGGTCGCCGCGTACCGGATCGTCCAGGAGGCCCTGACGAACGTGCACCGGCACGCCAACGCGCGGTCCGCGGAGGTGCGGCTGTGCCTGAACGGGGATCTGCACGTCACGGTGGACGACGACGGGGTGGGGCTGCCCGAGCGGATGCGCGCGGGGATCGGCATGGCGTCGATGCGCGAGCGCGCGACCGAACTCGGCGGCTCCTGCACCGTCGGGCCGGGCCCGAAGGGCGGCACGCTCGTCCGCGCCCGTCTCCCCGTCAACGGGGTCCAGCCGCTCGACGCCGCCTGA
- a CDS encoding ABC transporter permease, with product MAAFLLRRTVRAVLQAVLGASLVYLLAAAALDPRAHLAGRTPRPPDAVIDARLARLNLDPRVPPSARYRAWAAGVLRGDLGRTLDGRPAGAELRGRLGVSVRLVLPGAVLGSAFGVVLGSWAAAKRGRAADRLVSLGTYVLAAVPMFVLAVLLQIAAVAVNDVTGVRALTWTGEPAPGAGGLERVRHEVLPTLVLALAQAALLARYQRGRMLDVLDAGFVRAARAKGLRRRGALLRHALRPALIPLTACVPQTAGLLLLGGMFAEQIFARHGLGEWLADAVARGDVNAVAAVGCLAACAVPAAALAGDVLHGLLDPRVRAA from the coding sequence ATGGCGGCGTTCCTGCTGCGCCGGACGGTACGTGCCGTCCTGCAGGCCGTGCTGGGGGCGAGCCTCGTCTACCTGCTGGCCGCCGCCGCGCTCGACCCCCGCGCCCACCTGGCGGGCCGCACGCCGCGCCCGCCGGACGCCGTGATCGACGCCCGCCTCGCCCGGCTGAACCTCGACCCCCGCGTCCCGCCGTCCGCCCGTTACCGGGCCTGGGCGGCGGGCGTCCTGCGCGGCGACCTCGGCCGGACGCTGGACGGGCGCCCCGCGGGCGCCGAACTGCGCGGGCGGCTCGGCGTCAGCGTCCGGCTCGTCCTGCCCGGCGCGGTCCTCGGCTCCGCCTTCGGCGTCGTCCTCGGCTCGTGGGCCGCGGCGAAACGGGGCAGAGCCGCCGACCGGCTCGTCTCTCTCGGCACGTACGTGCTCGCCGCCGTCCCGATGTTCGTCCTCGCGGTGCTCCTGCAGATCGCCGCGGTCGCCGTCAACGACGTCACGGGCGTCCGGGCGCTCACCTGGACCGGGGAACCGGCGCCCGGCGCCGGCGGGCTCGAGCGCGTCCGGCACGAGGTCCTCCCGACGCTCGTGCTCGCGCTCGCGCAGGCGGCCCTGCTCGCCCGCTACCAGCGCGGCCGGATGCTGGACGTGCTGGACGCCGGGTTCGTCCGCGCCGCCCGCGCGAAGGGCCTGCGCCGCCGCGGCGCGCTGCTCCGGCACGCCCTGCGGCCCGCGCTGATCCCGCTCACCGCGTGCGTCCCGCAGACCGCCGGGCTGCTGCTGCTCGGCGGCATGTTCGCCGAGCAGATCTTCGCGCGGCACGGGCTCGGCGAGTGGCTGGCCGACGCGGTCGCCCGCGGCGACGTCAACGCGGTCGCCGCCGTCGGCTGCCTCGCCGCCTGCGCGGTACCGGCCGCCGCGCTGGCCGGGGACGTCCTGCACGGGCTCCTCGACCCGCGCGTCCGCGCCGCGTGA
- a CDS encoding (Fe-S)-binding protein: protein MSAPSPESSSPESSSPESPSPGSRAELVNLLGDCVHCGFCLPTCPTYVLWGEEMDSPRGRIHLMDQHAKGEPLGGPMVEHFDRCLGCMACVTACPSGVQYDRLIEMTRAEVERGHSRPLRERAVRELIFRLFPYRRRLRALRGPLRAYQRSGLDRLVRRSGLLERVSPSLAAMERLAPPLGRAPRLPERVAARGDRRAAVGMLAGCVQGEFFPDVNAATARVLAMEGCDVVVPRGQGCCGALSMHAGREDEARAFARRTIEAFEGVDVVVVNSAGCGSSMKEYRALLAGDAAWARRAEALSERTRDVAEFLAELGPRAERRPLPVTVAYHDACHLSHAQRVRSQPRDLLAGIPELEVREIADPDVCCGSAGTYNLLQPDAAGELGDRKAANVAATGAELLVAANPGCTMQIAGALRRRGADIAIAHTVQVLDASLRGLGRNAFIERGS from the coding sequence ATGAGCGCCCCCTCGCCCGAATCGTCCTCACCCGAGTCGTCCTCACCCGAATCGCCCTCGCCCGGATCGCGGGCCGAGCTGGTGAACCTGCTCGGCGACTGCGTGCACTGCGGTTTCTGCCTGCCGACCTGCCCGACGTACGTGCTGTGGGGCGAGGAGATGGACTCGCCGCGCGGCCGCATCCACCTGATGGACCAGCACGCGAAGGGCGAGCCGCTCGGCGGGCCGATGGTCGAGCACTTCGACCGGTGCCTCGGCTGCATGGCGTGCGTGACGGCCTGCCCGTCCGGCGTCCAGTACGACCGGCTGATCGAGATGACGCGGGCGGAGGTCGAGCGCGGTCATTCGCGCCCGCTGCGGGAACGGGCCGTCCGCGAGCTGATCTTCCGGCTGTTCCCGTACCGGCGGCGGCTGCGGGCGCTGCGCGGGCCGCTGCGCGCGTACCAGCGGTCGGGTCTGGACCGGCTCGTCCGCCGGTCGGGGCTGCTGGAGCGGGTGTCGCCGTCGCTGGCGGCGATGGAACGGCTCGCGCCGCCGCTGGGCCGGGCGCCGCGGCTGCCGGAGCGGGTCGCCGCGCGCGGGGACCGGCGCGCCGCGGTCGGCATGCTGGCCGGCTGCGTGCAGGGCGAGTTCTTCCCGGACGTCAACGCGGCGACGGCCCGCGTGCTGGCGATGGAGGGGTGCGACGTCGTCGTGCCGCGCGGGCAGGGCTGCTGCGGCGCCCTGTCGATGCACGCGGGCCGGGAGGACGAGGCGCGCGCGTTCGCCCGGCGGACGATCGAGGCGTTCGAGGGCGTGGACGTCGTCGTGGTGAACTCGGCGGGCTGCGGGTCGTCGATGAAGGAGTACCGGGCGCTGCTCGCCGGCGACGCCGCGTGGGCCCGCCGGGCGGAGGCGCTGTCGGAGCGCACCCGCGACGTCGCGGAGTTCCTCGCCGAGCTGGGGCCGCGCGCGGAGCGAAGGCCGCTTCCGGTCACCGTCGCCTACCACGACGCCTGCCACCTGTCGCACGCGCAGCGCGTCCGGAGCCAGCCCCGGGATCTCCTCGCGGGGATCCCGGAGCTGGAGGTCCGGGAGATCGCCGACCCCGACGTCTGCTGCGGTTCCGCCGGAACCTACAACCTGTTGCAGCCGGACGCGGCCGGTGAGCTCGGCGACCGGAAGGCGGCGAACGTGGCCGCGACCGGAGCCGAGCTGCTGGTCGCCGCCAACCCGGGATGCACGATGCAGATCGCGGGGGCGCTGCGCCGCCGGGGCGCCGACATCGCGATCGCGCACACCGTGCAGGTGCTCGACGCGTCCCTGCGCGGCCTCGGCCGGAACGCGTTCATCGAACGCGGTTCGTAG
- a CDS encoding dipeptide ABC transporter ATP-binding protein: protein MTVLEVADLRVRYAPDVRAVRGAGFAVGAGETLGVVGASGSGKTALALAVLGLLPDGARAAGSVRLHGEELLGRSDAALSRIRGKDLAMVFQDLSALDPHQRIGDQIAEAVRVHRRTGRAAARAQAVELLERVGVHRRARAYPHELSGGTRRRVLIAMAMANDPSVLIADEPTAGLDVTVQAQILDVLRTLRASGTAIVLIAHDLGVVAGIADRVMVMHAGRTVEEGPVEEVYRRPRDPGTIALLRSAPRIDRIPPAPRARPSGPAVLEVSGLARHHGAVRAVDGVTFDVRPAETLALVGESGCGKTTALLEILRLATPRRGRLTVFGEDTAALRRARRKELRRDVQPVFQDPLASLNPRMRVRAIIAEPLTAHGLPAEERVRELLDLVELEPAHADRYPHQLSGGQRQRVGIARALALEPRLLLLDEPVASLDAHVQANMLNLLQELQSRLGLAYVFVAHDLAVVHQIADRVAVMHMGRVVELGPTSAVYRTPAHPYTRALLAAVPIPDPVLERARPRVVLHGDVPDPSDPPDGCRFRPRCPIYPTLAPARRTPCDASDPQPRTTGRPDHQVACHHPLDPLQGARP, encoded by the coding sequence GTGACGGTGCTGGAGGTCGCGGACCTGCGGGTCCGCTACGCGCCGGACGTCCGCGCGGTGCGCGGCGCGGGATTCGCGGTCGGCGCGGGGGAGACGCTGGGCGTCGTCGGCGCGTCGGGCTCCGGCAAGACCGCCCTCGCCCTCGCCGTGCTCGGCCTCCTCCCGGACGGCGCGCGCGCCGCCGGGTCGGTGCGGCTGCACGGCGAGGAACTCCTCGGACGGTCCGACGCCGCCCTGTCCCGGATCCGCGGCAAGGACCTGGCGATGGTGTTCCAGGACCTCTCGGCCCTCGACCCCCACCAGCGGATCGGCGACCAGATCGCGGAAGCCGTCCGCGTCCATCGGCGAACCGGCCGCGCGGCGGCGCGCGCGCAGGCCGTCGAACTGCTCGAGCGCGTGGGCGTCCACCGGCGCGCGCGGGCGTACCCGCACGAACTCTCCGGTGGGACGCGGAGACGCGTGCTGATCGCGATGGCGATGGCGAACGACCCGTCCGTCCTCATCGCGGACGAACCGACCGCGGGCCTCGACGTGACCGTCCAGGCGCAGATCCTGGACGTGCTGCGCACCCTGCGGGCGTCCGGGACCGCGATCGTCCTCATCGCCCACGACCTCGGCGTCGTCGCCGGCATCGCCGACCGCGTCATGGTGATGCACGCGGGCCGCACGGTGGAGGAGGGCCCGGTCGAGGAGGTCTACCGCCGCCCCCGGGACCCCGGCACGATCGCCCTGCTCCGTTCGGCGCCTCGCATCGACCGGATCCCCCCGGCGCCGCGGGCGCGTCCGTCCGGTCCGGCGGTGCTCGAGGTGAGCGGTCTCGCCCGGCACCACGGGGCGGTGCGCGCGGTGGACGGCGTCACGTTCGACGTCCGGCCGGCCGAGACGCTCGCGCTCGTGGGGGAGTCGGGCTGCGGCAAGACGACCGCCCTGCTGGAGATCCTCCGCCTGGCGACCCCGCGACGCGGCCGCCTGACCGTCTTCGGCGAGGACACCGCCGCGCTGCGCCGCGCACGCCGCAAGGAACTGCGCCGCGACGTCCAGCCGGTCTTCCAGGACCCGCTCGCGTCGCTCAACCCGCGCATGCGCGTCCGCGCCATCATCGCCGAACCGCTCACCGCACACGGTCTGCCCGCAGAAGAGCGCGTCCGGGAACTCCTGGACCTCGTGGAGCTCGAGCCCGCCCACGCGGACCGCTACCCACACCAGCTGTCGGGCGGGCAGAGACAACGAGTGGGCATCGCCAGGGCACTCGCTCTGGAACCACGTCTCCTGCTACTGGACGAACCCGTGGCGTCCCTCGACGCGCACGTCCAGGCGAACATGCTGAACCTCCTGCAAGAACTCCAGTCCCGCTTGGGCCTCGCCTACGTGTTCGTCGCACACGACCTCGCGGTCGTCCACCAGATCGCCGACCGGGTGGCCGTCATGCACATGGGCCGCGTAGTCGAACTGGGCCCGACGTCCGCGGTCTACCGAACGCCTGCACACCCGTACACGCGCGCGCTTCTCGCAGCTGTCCCGATACCCGATCCGGTCCTGGAGCGCGCGCGCCCCCGCGTCGTCCTGCACGGCGACGTCCCCGACCCGTCCGACCCTCCCGACGGCTGCCGCTTCCGCCCGCGCTGCCCGATCTACCCCACGCTCGCCCCGGCGCGCCGCACCCCGTGCGACGCCTCGGACCCGCAACCCCGCACCACCGGCCGTCCCGACCACCAAGTCGCCTGCCACCACCCCCTCGACCCCCTCCAAGGAGCCCGCCCATGA